Proteins encoded in a region of the Sporocytophaga myxococcoides DSM 11118 genome:
- a CDS encoding AraC family transcriptional regulator, with the protein MKQIPIRRLSSKYTELNAVGQFSIRKIKDVLNGRDIVHDLHRHDFFLILLLEKGEGTHEIDFIKHELHNHDIFILRPGQVHTLSMKAKSTGYIMEFDPAFYQPSNKLADQRFKKAIGKNYCKVKKNNFDKLESILSSIFIEFNKKQEDYNDAIKIYIELFFIEYLRQSTNEKRSSKTENLYIQDKFEELLSLLEENICSKKNASQYAELLNLSLYQINSITKSSVGKSVSVLINEQIILEAKRYLLATTNQVKDVADHVGYEDVSYFIRFFKKQTGYTPDAFRQNFK; encoded by the coding sequence ATGAAACAAATCCCTATACGAAGGTTATCATCCAAATACACTGAGTTGAATGCAGTGGGTCAATTTAGCATCCGAAAAATAAAAGATGTACTAAATGGAAGGGATATTGTCCACGACCTGCATAGGCACGATTTCTTCCTTATTTTGTTGCTTGAAAAGGGTGAAGGCACCCATGAAATTGACTTCATAAAACATGAACTTCATAATCACGATATATTCATACTGAGACCTGGCCAAGTGCATACGCTCTCAATGAAGGCAAAGAGCACAGGTTATATTATGGAATTTGATCCGGCTTTTTATCAGCCTTCAAATAAATTGGCTGATCAACGTTTTAAAAAAGCAATAGGTAAAAATTATTGCAAAGTCAAGAAAAACAATTTCGACAAATTAGAATCTATTTTATCCAGTATCTTCATTGAGTTTAATAAAAAGCAAGAGGATTATAATGATGCTATAAAAATCTATATTGAATTATTCTTTATTGAATATTTAAGACAAAGTACAAATGAAAAGAGGTCTTCAAAAACAGAAAACTTATACATACAAGATAAATTCGAAGAACTACTGAGTCTATTGGAAGAAAACATTTGCTCCAAAAAGAACGCTTCTCAATATGCCGAACTTCTAAATCTCTCTTTATATCAAATAAACTCTATAACTAAATCATCTGTCGGCAAGTCTGTTTCTGTCCTCATTAATGAGCAAATTATACTTGAAGCTAAAAGATATCTGCTAGCCACAACTAATCAGGTAAAGGATGTCGCTGATCATGTAGGCTATGAAGATGTATCCTATTTTATTCGTTTTTTTAAGAAGCAAACAGGATACACACCAGACGCTTTTCGCCAGAATTTCAAATAA
- a CDS encoding NAD(P)/FAD-dependent oxidoreductase produces MDHYDVIIIGGSYSGLAAAMALGRALKNVLIIDSENPCNKQSPYSHNFLTQDDHPPLAISSKARMEVEKYQTIEFLKDKAAKGVKIHTGFRIETDKGEVITSSKLIFATGIKDILPAINGIEECWGISVLHCPYCHGYEVINETTGIIGNDENAFDLIQLISNWTKDLTLYTNGPSKLTLKQNELLKKHMINIDERIISQLLHSHGQVKRIQFTDGSFADAKAIYVKAQFEQHCSIPISLGCEINREGYLITNGSQETTVKDIYACGDNSSRMRTIANAVGTGTTAGIAVSKSIIVENFETYNK; encoded by the coding sequence ATGGACCACTATGATGTAATAATAATTGGCGGAAGTTATTCAGGACTCGCTGCCGCAATGGCTCTTGGCAGAGCTCTAAAGAACGTATTGATCATTGACAGTGAAAATCCCTGCAACAAACAATCGCCTTACTCACATAATTTCTTAACTCAGGATGACCACCCTCCCCTTGCAATCTCATCTAAAGCAAGGATGGAGGTCGAAAAATATCAGACCATTGAATTTCTGAAAGATAAAGCAGCCAAAGGAGTAAAGATTCATACTGGCTTCAGGATTGAAACCGATAAAGGAGAAGTTATCACATCCAGCAAACTAATATTTGCTACTGGCATAAAGGACATTCTACCTGCGATAAATGGAATTGAAGAATGCTGGGGCATTTCGGTTTTACATTGTCCTTATTGCCATGGTTATGAAGTTATAAATGAAACAACAGGTATCATAGGTAATGATGAGAATGCATTTGACCTGATACAGCTGATTTCAAACTGGACTAAGGATCTTACCTTGTATACCAATGGACCATCAAAGTTAACTTTGAAGCAAAACGAATTGCTTAAAAAACACATGATAAACATTGATGAGCGTATTATATCTCAATTACTCCACAGCCATGGTCAAGTTAAAAGGATACAATTTACAGATGGTTCATTTGCTGACGCAAAAGCAATTTATGTCAAAGCGCAATTTGAACAACATTGCTCCATTCCAATAAGCTTAGGTTGTGAAATAAACAGAGAAGGATATTTAATAACTAATGGATCACAGGAGACCACTGTAAAAGACATATACGCTTGTGGTGACAATTCCTCTCGCATGAGAACAATTGCTAACGCAGTAGGAACAGGAACAACAGCTGGTATAGCTGTTAGTAAGTCCATAATCGTAGAGAATTTTGAAACTTATAATAAGTAA
- a CDS encoding short chain dehydrogenase, with product MKKLKIIIVGGTGTMGKHLIAAFEKEHDIISAANKSGDIQVDITSTASIENMYKKVGAFDALISTAGPTYVGPWNTLTDKEFRQGVEGKMMGQINLVLIGQHYINHKGSFTLITGALSHDPQLNFANASAANSAVEGFIRAAAIELGNGIRINAVSPTVIESSPQYFPYFPGDIPVTMKQLEFGFRKSVFGANTGQIIRPY from the coding sequence ATGAAAAAATTAAAAATCATAATTGTTGGTGGGACTGGTACAATGGGTAAACACCTAATTGCAGCTTTTGAAAAAGAGCACGATATAATAAGTGCAGCAAATAAAAGTGGAGATATTCAGGTGGATATAACCTCTACAGCTTCGATTGAAAATATGTACAAAAAAGTTGGTGCATTTGACGCCCTCATTTCTACGGCAGGCCCAACTTATGTAGGGCCTTGGAATACTCTTACAGATAAAGAATTCAGGCAAGGCGTTGAAGGTAAAATGATGGGACAAATTAATCTGGTTCTAATTGGACAGCACTATATTAACCATAAAGGGTCCTTTACATTAATTACTGGTGCGCTCTCTCACGACCCTCAATTAAACTTTGCAAATGCTTCAGCAGCTAATAGCGCCGTTGAAGGATTTATAAGAGCTGCAGCGATTGAATTAGGAAATGGAATTAGAATTAATGCAGTAAGTCCAACTGTAATTGAATCATCTCCACAGTATTTCCCCTATTTCCCAGGTGATATTCCTGTCACTATGAAACAATTAGAATTTGGTTTCAGAAAAAGTGTTTTCGGTGCAAATACTGGTCAGATTATAAGACCTTATTAA
- a CDS encoding T9SS type A sorting domain-containing protein, producing MKRIVSAIFIMVNIVLNAAGQITPDKNIICVDVNVPQNASYTYDSAFVASKNLGMTQTGLFFTWASIETSPGVFDFSYLDIANIYYPAYNTSVDLTIAPIATNHLEVPADLASYPMDNPIVINRFKILLDSIFAHIPSLQLSSLEIGSEVDVYLGSDSAKWTQYTNFYSSVSAYAKSLRVNVKVACEVTFDGLTGSSSNFVQTLNTFSDLIAVSYYPLNSDFTVKPVSIIPADFAQIIELYPSKPIYFTQFGYPSSAVCNSSNELQSQFIQQTFASWDQYASNIKMIDFTWMHDLSPETISYYSTYYGIADTKFLNFLGSIGLRTYAGSGIDKPAYNELICQANRRGYNNINCVTSIDNNTLEPGFKIFPNPANNILFLEFNKSTNAISEIKIANAFQQEVYDKKVTGYQTSLDISGLAAGAYFVHVTTDKGVNYIQKILIIK from the coding sequence ATGAAAAGAATCGTCTCTGCTATTTTTATTATGGTGAATATAGTTCTGAATGCAGCAGGACAAATCACTCCAGACAAAAATATCATTTGTGTTGATGTTAATGTGCCTCAAAATGCAAGCTATACTTATGACTCAGCCTTTGTCGCCAGTAAGAATTTAGGGATGACACAGACAGGGCTGTTTTTTACCTGGGCATCAATTGAAACTTCTCCTGGTGTATTTGATTTTTCTTACCTTGATATAGCTAATATATATTACCCTGCATATAATACTTCAGTTGATCTAACTATTGCCCCCATAGCAACCAACCATCTGGAGGTTCCTGCTGATTTAGCAAGCTATCCAATGGACAATCCAATTGTGATCAATCGTTTTAAAATATTATTGGATAGTATTTTTGCACACATTCCCTCTTTACAGCTTTCCTCTCTGGAGATTGGTTCTGAAGTGGATGTTTATCTTGGCTCTGATTCTGCAAAATGGACACAGTACACGAATTTCTATTCGTCTGTTTCTGCTTATGCAAAGTCTTTACGTGTCAATGTGAAAGTCGCCTGTGAAGTCACGTTTGATGGGTTAACCGGCAGTTCATCTAATTTCGTTCAAACATTAAATACCTTTTCAGATCTTATAGCAGTATCTTATTATCCTCTCAATTCAGACTTCACAGTTAAACCTGTTTCAATCATACCGGCTGATTTTGCCCAAATAATCGAATTGTATCCCTCAAAGCCAATTTACTTTACACAGTTTGGTTATCCATCCAGTGCTGTATGCAATAGTTCTAATGAACTTCAATCACAATTTATTCAGCAAACATTTGCTTCATGGGATCAATATGCTTCCAACATTAAAATGATTGACTTCACCTGGATGCACGATTTGTCTCCTGAGACAATAAGTTATTATTCCACTTACTATGGTATTGCAGATACGAAATTTCTCAATTTTCTTGGTTCGATAGGTTTGCGAACCTATGCTGGAAGCGGAATAGACAAGCCAGCCTACAATGAACTAATTTGTCAGGCAAATAGGAGGGGATATAATAATATTAATTGTGTAACATCAATAGATAATAATACTTTAGAACCTGGTTTTAAAATTTTTCCAAATCCGGCAAACAACATCTTATTCCTGGAATTTAATAAATCGACAAATGCAATTTCAGAAATAAAAATTGCGAATGCTTTCCAGCAAGAAGTGTATGATAAAAAGGTTACTGGATATCAGACATCGCTTGATATATCAGGATTAGCAGCAGGAGCATATTTTGTGCATGTGACAACTGACAAAGGAGTAAATTATATTCAGAAAATATTAATTATAAAGTGA
- a CDS encoding FG-GAP-like repeat-containing protein, with protein sequence MQLKKKKLASIATAIGIVIGGVTYVANPFSSNNKNLGNGIQGYFSVDLNGAAQYSIPIDVPPGTNGMEPKLSLQYSSQIGNGILGVGFELSGLSVIERSGATVAQDGFRGGINYNEDDRFVLDGQRLMNINSSPTHYSNDSAEYRTEQDSWSKIVSFGGSCGQDPCSFLVTLKNGTKMEYGNSLDSRIEAQGPNFNSDSMQGSVRTWLLNKMTDLNGNQLQIQYTLTPQDSSNNIVSNDAASGQYYPNLISYTSNDSLEAQRFVRFYYEGRADTVTNYEGGAKVRTKARLHLITTSILDTEGDTITVKSFQLNYESSPVTGFSRITSVVEITNEGNYLSPTLFSWADGASQFTNDNSNAGFGLYQDNANAYLADFNGDGITDLLSEEIDSVYYGGNGTINNGVSTGMIPQDNILTGDFNGDGLDDVFSLGDLNSGTVYLSSATQVNSKSVYVQNLQTNCVSGSDGPCVMVADFNGDGITDLFSQNGYDGYINLFNNNGNLDTVITFPIPPANNNIIADFNGDGQADILNGSTSGTNNLYLSDISKTNSFNQPLSIPDFNIVTECVTSCSYAGDYNGDGKADIFSFNGNDYSIYYSNGAGFDVAVPITNVPGSLISFWPGDYNGDGNMDLYTTGNSSSDTLYISNGAGFNKVPLNQSLPGNTVINGDFNGDGAADLIFVEANQRTMYLASSDPTYSASNQKPDLLTAINNGIGSTIVVQYKPLTDGSVYSKSTVSTGTGIQDGLSSFNRFASAPLSTVQAPLQHIQDIQSSMYVVSGYTKSDGRGNIYPYSYNYSNAQVDLDRGWLGFASKVYSDSSQNTRTSIIYNQEFPFTSQVDSFIQQTLDKSQLMLKRFYTYSDNVTASYGSVSNAYQVLKSSTTEQHFTYGAFNYSLLTNYAYDAYGNVLNTAYLGDTDITPPLYTKTTYINDTTQWVLGITSSTQKSSNSSFSDTLLLEKRYYSLSSYNPDSIQSWDNQQNQWITTRNSYDTYGNVIQKVNTSYDTISYHFDNYYHTFLSSTISPTNERGFKLADSAVYDARFGALLQKYDNNGNVLIYELDDIGRTISITGPDITDPGETIVLSTFSWGLTADSGYYALNGSIQDWESETMQYTVQYYDGLTRSYCSKSYGVNDRDSSRINRVDYAFDSENRIVGQSLPYFDNPTGQDTVFWSSNTYDPYGRVIRKVLPKDFNDSTVTTITYNGYVTNTVVASGTVNASTTVANYAYVNSQYLIVSKTTQNSVTGNLTDVTTYQYDGIGRITAVADPAKITSNVTFSSYNRKIKSYDPSMGNTSAIYNDFNRTLQIKDNAGNNILKRFDALGRIISDVRGAADSVSYEYDDPSIPNSLGKRSKVIRYSGDQVIMHRYTYNEYGQQVTDSLFVNGIAYPTQYAINPLNQITTVTLPDSTVFYRTYDTYGNLQSVAVSEKAGVSAVNYAQYSNYNAQNLPGNVLYNNGTVSTYTYYPVGNVNSYKLTNANGDLLSQNYNWDYQYRIAAINDLDSSAYMQRFSYDYSGRLDSAFSFYATNSYKYDVSGNLIKKDSIQYQYNNFQVKGGSSISSGDGVVSYIYDQLGNRSSKSIDSNTIKYSYDALSQLDTLTVNDTAAITFVYDYDGRKIIQNDLSNAITTTFVCPYYEVNTFGGGTEFITKYVKGLFGQVSSLTYASKISEAGTTSNNNGVPSLDTLYFHQDYLGNTHIVTDLRGNRNSRIDYDPYGSIVGLQGENDYRYKFGEKEYNSVTDLYYYEARFYDPAIGRFLTADSYVGGEFYQPDVFNCYAYGLNNPVNNVDPSGHKSFSKIASFFVDAGEIFAGLLLEIVPGAENVAGAILDAGIGGLQYSITTSFGKNKSFSWSEWGQQEASGALIGLLSDGVGGIIDEMGGVESTGCFVKGTKVSGEKALLNIEDIKTGDLVWAFDDKTGKKELKKVNKTSVREVHKLIALEVGNKIIKATEEHPFWLKNKWVKASELKKGDTLITYDGKKEVIKGSVIANGSFTVYNLEVDSFHDYYITESKFLVHNGICSSRGAALEDDAAAAPVAAPVVRELDNFNPNEFDDNTGFSGVCDVGNGDIKLRPTSRNPGTNFTLDNGDIYPGRGHLARNGSHITLANSMGGTFNKVGFSIVKVDDNAFEVGWRSRSLNDMLYPGGLTDEQMNTVRANLVAKYGINIVN encoded by the coding sequence ATGCAATTAAAAAAAAAGAAACTTGCCTCAATAGCTACCGCTATCGGTATTGTTATTGGGGGCGTTACATATGTAGCAAATCCTTTCAGTAGTAATAATAAAAATCTTGGGAACGGCATCCAGGGATACTTTTCGGTAGACCTTAACGGAGCTGCACAATATTCGATCCCTATTGATGTGCCTCCCGGGACCAATGGAATGGAGCCCAAATTGTCTTTGCAGTATAGCAGTCAAATAGGCAATGGAATACTTGGAGTAGGCTTTGAACTGAGTGGCTTATCTGTCATAGAAAGGTCTGGCGCTACCGTGGCTCAGGATGGATTCAGAGGAGGTATTAATTATAATGAAGATGATCGTTTTGTGCTGGATGGTCAAAGATTAATGAACATTAACTCATCTCCGACGCATTACAGTAATGATAGCGCTGAATACAGGACAGAACAAGATAGCTGGTCTAAAATTGTTTCTTTTGGCGGTAGCTGCGGACAAGATCCATGTTCTTTTCTGGTCACTCTTAAAAACGGGACCAAAATGGAGTATGGAAATTCATTGGACTCCAGGATAGAGGCACAAGGACCAAACTTTAACTCTGATTCCATGCAGGGTTCTGTAAGAACCTGGTTACTAAATAAGATGACTGACCTGAATGGAAATCAGTTGCAGATTCAATACACACTTACTCCGCAAGACAGTTCAAACAATATTGTATCAAATGATGCAGCTTCCGGTCAATACTATCCAAATCTCATTTCTTATACAAGCAATGACAGCCTGGAAGCTCAAAGGTTTGTAAGGTTTTACTATGAAGGCAGAGCAGACACGGTAACAAATTATGAAGGAGGCGCAAAAGTAAGAACAAAAGCCAGGCTTCACCTTATTACAACCAGCATCCTAGATACTGAAGGTGATACAATTACCGTAAAATCATTTCAGTTGAACTACGAAAGCTCCCCTGTCACAGGATTCAGCCGCATAACGTCCGTTGTTGAGATTACCAATGAAGGCAATTATTTATCACCTACATTATTCTCATGGGCAGATGGTGCCTCTCAATTTACCAATGACAATTCCAATGCTGGCTTTGGACTATATCAGGATAACGCGAATGCTTATCTGGCAGATTTTAATGGAGATGGAATTACGGATCTTTTATCTGAAGAAATTGACAGCGTTTATTATGGAGGGAACGGAACCATCAACAATGGTGTATCAACAGGTATGATCCCTCAGGATAATATTCTTACCGGCGATTTTAATGGAGATGGGCTTGATGATGTATTCTCTTTAGGCGATCTGAATTCAGGAACTGTTTATCTTTCTTCTGCTACGCAAGTAAATAGTAAGTCTGTTTATGTTCAAAACCTGCAGACTAATTGTGTTTCCGGTTCGGACGGGCCTTGTGTTATGGTTGCTGATTTTAACGGAGATGGCATTACAGATCTTTTTTCCCAGAATGGTTACGATGGCTATATAAACCTTTTTAATAACAACGGAAATCTTGACACCGTCATTACTTTTCCCATACCACCTGCTAATAATAATATCATTGCGGATTTCAATGGGGACGGACAGGCGGATATTCTCAATGGTTCTACTTCAGGAACAAACAACCTATATCTATCTGATATTTCCAAAACGAATTCTTTCAATCAACCATTATCAATACCTGACTTTAATATTGTAACAGAATGTGTGACGTCTTGCAGCTATGCAGGAGATTATAATGGTGATGGTAAGGCGGATATATTCTCTTTCAATGGAAATGATTATAGCATCTACTATTCAAATGGAGCGGGTTTTGATGTTGCAGTGCCAATTACAAATGTTCCCGGAAGTCTTATCAGTTTCTGGCCAGGAGATTATAATGGTGACGGAAATATGGATTTATATACTACAGGAAACTCTTCATCTGATACTTTATATATTTCCAATGGAGCAGGCTTTAATAAAGTTCCACTTAATCAAAGTCTTCCCGGGAATACTGTTATTAATGGAGACTTTAATGGAGATGGGGCTGCAGATTTAATCTTTGTAGAGGCAAATCAAAGAACGATGTATCTGGCCTCTTCAGATCCTACCTATTCAGCCAGTAATCAAAAACCGGATTTATTAACAGCAATAAACAATGGTATAGGAAGTACGATAGTTGTGCAATACAAGCCATTAACAGATGGATCTGTTTACAGTAAATCAACTGTATCTACAGGTACTGGTATTCAGGATGGATTAAGCAGTTTTAATCGTTTTGCTTCAGCTCCATTATCCACTGTTCAAGCTCCTCTACAGCACATTCAGGATATTCAGTCCAGCATGTATGTTGTGAGTGGATATACCAAAAGTGATGGCCGAGGAAATATTTATCCATATTCTTATAATTACTCAAATGCTCAGGTAGACCTGGACAGAGGATGGCTGGGGTTTGCCTCTAAAGTTTATTCGGATAGCTCTCAGAATACAAGAACAAGCATTATTTATAATCAGGAGTTCCCCTTTACCTCTCAGGTGGATTCATTCATTCAACAGACTCTGGATAAATCTCAGCTGATGCTGAAAAGGTTTTATACCTATTCAGATAATGTTACTGCTTCTTATGGCAGTGTTTCGAATGCTTATCAGGTATTAAAAAGCTCAACTACAGAACAGCATTTTACCTATGGGGCATTTAACTATTCACTCCTTACAAATTATGCTTATGATGCTTACGGAAATGTTTTGAATACTGCTTATCTCGGAGATACAGATATCACTCCACCATTATATACGAAAACAACTTATATCAACGACACTACTCAATGGGTGCTCGGGATTACTTCTTCAACTCAGAAAAGCAGTAATTCCTCATTTTCAGATACACTTCTTCTTGAAAAAAGATATTATTCTCTCTCTAGCTATAATCCGGATTCTATTCAGTCTTGGGACAATCAGCAGAATCAATGGATAACTACCCGGAATTCTTATGACACCTATGGAAATGTAATTCAAAAGGTTAACACCAGTTACGATACAATAAGTTATCATTTTGATAATTACTACCATACATTCCTCAGTTCAACTATTTCACCTACAAACGAAAGAGGGTTCAAACTGGCCGACAGTGCTGTTTATGATGCTCGATTCGGAGCGTTGCTTCAGAAGTATGATAATAATGGAAATGTACTGATATATGAACTGGATGATATCGGAAGAACCATATCCATTACAGGTCCTGATATCACTGATCCGGGAGAGACTATTGTACTTTCTACCTTTAGCTGGGGATTGACTGCAGACAGCGGATATTATGCATTGAATGGAAGCATCCAGGATTGGGAATCTGAAACAATGCAATATACAGTGCAGTATTATGACGGACTTACACGAAGCTATTGTTCAAAAAGTTATGGTGTAAATGATAGGGACAGTTCCAGAATCAATAGAGTTGATTATGCTTTTGATAGTGAAAATAGAATTGTAGGACAAAGCCTTCCCTACTTTGATAATCCTACCGGGCAGGATACAGTTTTTTGGTCCAGCAATACTTATGATCCTTATGGGCGTGTTATAAGAAAAGTACTTCCGAAGGATTTTAATGATTCCACCGTAACAACCATCACATATAACGGATATGTCACCAATACTGTAGTGGCTTCAGGAACTGTCAATGCTTCTACTACAGTGGCAAATTATGCCTATGTTAATTCTCAATATCTGATAGTATCAAAAACAACACAAAATTCTGTTACGGGTAATCTCACAGATGTTACCACTTATCAGTATGATGGTATCGGAAGAATTACCGCTGTTGCTGATCCTGCAAAAATTACCAGCAACGTAACATTCAGTTCTTACAACAGAAAGATTAAGTCCTATGACCCAAGCATGGGAAATACATCCGCCATTTACAATGATTTTAACAGAACATTGCAAATAAAGGATAATGCGGGAAATAATATATTAAAAAGATTCGATGCTTTAGGCCGCATTATTTCTGATGTCAGAGGGGCAGCTGATTCTGTTAGCTACGAATATGATGATCCTTCTATACCAAATTCATTAGGCAAGCGAAGTAAAGTTATCAGGTATTCCGGTGATCAGGTGATCATGCACCGTTATACTTATAATGAATATGGTCAACAGGTAACGGACAGCCTTTTCGTAAATGGAATAGCATACCCGACGCAGTATGCAATCAATCCTCTTAATCAAATTACAACTGTTACCTTGCCCGATTCCACTGTTTTTTACAGAACATATGATACCTATGGAAATCTTCAGTCAGTCGCAGTATCAGAAAAGGCAGGCGTTTCAGCAGTTAATTATGCTCAATATTCCAATTATAATGCTCAGAACCTGCCAGGAAACGTATTGTATAATAACGGGACAGTTTCCACTTATACATATTATCCTGTAGGTAATGTTAATTCGTATAAGTTGACCAACGCAAATGGTGACTTGCTTAGTCAGAATTATAACTGGGACTATCAATATAGGATTGCAGCAATCAATGATTTGGATAGTTCTGCTTATATGCAGAGGTTTTCTTATGACTACTCAGGCAGACTGGATTCAGCTTTCAGCTTTTATGCCACGAATAGTTATAAGTATGACGTTTCCGGCAATCTGATTAAAAAGGATTCCATCCAGTATCAATACAATAACTTCCAGGTAAAAGGAGGCAGCAGTATTAGTAGTGGAGATGGAGTGGTTTCTTATATTTATGATCAGCTTGGAAACCGATCATCTAAAAGTATTGATTCGAATACAATTAAATATTCATATGATGCATTGAGCCAGCTTGATACATTAACCGTTAATGATACAGCAGCCATTACATTTGTATATGATTATGATGGAAGAAAAATTATTCAGAATGATCTCTCCAATGCAATCACCACTACATTTGTCTGTCCATACTATGAAGTGAATACATTTGGTGGTGGAACTGAATTCATTACTAAATATGTAAAAGGATTATTTGGCCAGGTGAGTTCTCTGACCTATGCGTCAAAAATAAGTGAGGCAGGAACAACCTCAAATAACAACGGCGTACCATCTTTAGACACACTGTATTTTCATCAGGACTATCTTGGCAATACCCATATCGTTACAGACCTGAGGGGCAACCGAAACAGCCGCATAGACTATGATCCTTATGGATCTATTGTAGGACTTCAAGGTGAAAATGATTATCGATATAAATTCGGTGAAAAAGAATACAATAGTGTTACTGATTTATATTATTATGAAGCACGTTTTTACGATCCTGCGATTGGTCGTTTCCTCACAGCAGACAGCTATGTAGGTGGAGAGTTTTATCAACCGGATGTATTCAATTGTTATGCCTATGGCCTGAATAACCCGGTTAATAATGTTGACCCTTCCGGTCACAAATCCTTCTCGAAAATAGCTTCCTTCTTTGTTGATGCAGGAGAAATATTTGCAGGCTTGTTATTGGAAATTGTTCCAGGAGCAGAGAATGTTGCCGGAGCAATCTTAGACGCTGGTATTGGAGGACTACAATATTCTATTACTACATCTTTCGGAAAAAATAAAAGCTTTAGCTGGAGTGAGTGGGGACAGCAGGAGGCATCTGGCGCTTTGATAGGTTTACTTTCCGATGGTGTCGGAGGAATCATTGATGAAATGGGAGGTGTAGAATCAACTGGCTGCTTTGTTAAAGGCACAAAAGTTTCCGGCGAGAAGGCTTTATTGAATATTGAAGATATCAAAACCGGTGATCTTGTATGGGCCTTTGATGACAAGACAGGCAAGAAAGAATTGAAAAAAGTGAATAAAACTTCTGTAAGAGAAGTTCATAAGCTTATAGCTCTGGAAGTAGGTAATAAGATTATCAAGGCAACTGAAGAGCACCCCTTCTGGTTGAAGAATAAGTGGGTAAAAGCTTCTGAGTTAAAGAAAGGCGATACGCTTATAACATATGACGGAAAGAAAGAGGTCATAAAAGGCAGCGTTATAGCTAATGGCTCATTTACCGTGTATAATTTGGAAGTGGATTCATTCCATGATTATTATATCACTGAAAGTAAATTTTTAGTTCATAACGGAATCTGCTCATCCCGTGGAGCAGCCCTGGAAGATGATGCAGCAGCAGCTCCGGTTGCGGCGCCGGTAGTTAGGGAGCTAGACAATTTTAATCCAAATGAATTTGATGATAATACAGGTTTTTCAGGAGTTTGCGATGTCGGTAATGGCGACATAAAATTAAGGCCAACCTCGCGAAATCCAGGTACTAATTTTACATTGGATAATGGAGATATCTATCCTGGGAGGGGCCATCTGGCAAGAAATGGTAGCCATATAACATTGGCTAATAGTATGGGAGGAACATTCAATAAAGTTGGATTCTCTATAGTGAAAGTAGACGATAACGCTTTTGAAGTTGGCTGGAGATCCAGAAGTTTAAATGATATGCTATATCCTGGTGGATTAACAGATGAGCAAATGAACACAGTCAGAGCAAATCTTGTTGCCAAATACGGAATTAATATTGTAAACTAA